In Sphingobacterium thalpophilum, a genomic segment contains:
- a CDS encoding DUF1349 domain-containing protein — translation MKTIKTFLAASLFPLLTIRASAQKLDKMLWFNEPTEWNIKDNSLSMFVTPKSDYWRISHYGFTVDDAPFFYTLRGGEFEVKAKISANYQTRFDQAGIMLRIDHENYIKAGIEFVDGKYNLSTVVTHKTSDWSIVPIDKEISYIWIKAIRRLDAVEFFYSFDDKEYIMMRNAWLQDNHPVMVGLMAASPDGNGFQAKFDYFTIKHLADQRRSKWLKENNSN, via the coding sequence ATGAAAACTATAAAGACATTTTTAGCAGCTTCATTATTTCCATTGCTTACGATACGGGCCAGTGCACAAAAATTGGATAAGATGCTTTGGTTTAACGAACCAACAGAATGGAACATCAAAGACAATTCGCTTTCGATGTTTGTTACGCCTAAAAGCGATTATTGGCGTATCTCTCATTATGGATTTACAGTAGATGACGCGCCCTTTTTCTATACGCTACGCGGGGGAGAGTTTGAAGTCAAGGCGAAGATCTCGGCGAACTATCAAACCCGGTTCGATCAAGCAGGTATTATGCTACGCATTGATCATGAAAACTATATAAAAGCAGGAATCGAATTTGTTGACGGAAAATACAATTTAAGTACAGTCGTTACGCATAAAACAAGTGATTGGAGCATTGTTCCGATCGATAAGGAAATCTCCTACATCTGGATCAAAGCGATACGTCGATTAGATGCTGTAGAATTTTTCTATTCCTTTGATGACAAGGAGTATATTATGATGAGAAATGCCTGGCTACAGGATAATCACCCTGTTATGGTCGGTCTAATGGCAGCTTCACCAGACGGCAATGGCTTTCAGGCCAAATTTGATTATTTTACGATCAAACACCTTGCAGACCAACGTCGAAGCAAATGGCTGAAAGAGAATAATTCAAACTAA
- a CDS encoding class I SAM-dependent methyltransferase, giving the protein MEFWERNFIEKQEMWGYEAAKSTTFAVGFFLEHNIKNILIPGFGYGRNGRPFSENGIKITGIEISKTAIELARKSFGADTVIHHGSVNEMPFDQDIYEGIFCYGLIHLLDAEERNALIQHCFDQLAEGGYMIFTSVSKQASIYGKGEAIGTDRFAMFGGVHMFFYDVDSIHAEFDPYGLMEIREVEENFPFYFIICQKRINI; this is encoded by the coding sequence ATGGAATTTTGGGAACGTAATTTTATAGAGAAGCAAGAAATGTGGGGGTATGAAGCCGCAAAGTCTACAACGTTTGCAGTAGGCTTTTTTTTGGAACACAACATCAAAAATATACTGATTCCTGGGTTCGGCTACGGTCGCAATGGTCGCCCTTTTTCGGAAAACGGAATAAAAATTACAGGCATTGAGATCTCGAAAACGGCAATAGAGCTCGCCCGGAAATCCTTTGGGGCAGATACGGTTATCCATCATGGTTCGGTTAATGAAATGCCTTTTGATCAGGATATATATGAGGGTATATTTTGTTACGGGCTTATTCATCTATTGGATGCTGAAGAACGTAATGCGTTAATCCAGCATTGTTTTGACCAATTGGCTGAAGGAGGTTATATGATTTTTACGTCCGTATCAAAGCAAGCAAGCATCTACGGAAAGGGGGAGGCCATAGGCACTGATCGATTTGCAATGTTTGGTGGAGTACATATGTTCTTTTACGATGTTGATTCCATTCATGCCGAATTCGACCCCTATGGATTAATGGAAATTAGGGAAGTGGAGGAAAATTTTCCATTCTACTTCATCATTTGTCAGAAAAGGATTAATATTTAA
- a CDS encoding NAD(P)/FAD-dependent oxidoreductase, which produces MKDDRSYEVIIVGGSYAGLSAAMALGRSLRNVLIIDSGLPCNRQTPHSHNFITHDGEKPLSIAKKAREEVLNYPSVKFQKGLAVSGTKTATGYEITTENGDVFQAKKLIFATGVEDIMPSIQGFSACWGISVIHCPYCHGYEFRKGKTAIMANGERALHVAGLVNNLSNDLTLLTSGKASFDVKQKAKLKLHGISIIEEEIGKIQHKNGWVQQVQLKDGRELAFDAVYAAIPFRQHSAIPAALGCEITEQGHIKIDNFQKTSLAGVFACGDNSSMMRSVANAVATGNLAGAMVNKELVDEVF; this is translated from the coding sequence ATGAAAGATGATAGAAGCTATGAGGTAATTATTGTTGGGGGAAGTTATGCGGGGCTTTCTGCAGCGATGGCATTGGGACGTTCCTTGCGGAATGTGTTGATTATCGATAGTGGGCTACCTTGTAATCGACAGACGCCGCACTCCCATAATTTCATCACGCATGATGGTGAAAAGCCGCTCAGTATAGCGAAAAAAGCAAGGGAAGAAGTTCTGAACTACCCGAGTGTCAAGTTCCAGAAAGGGCTTGCTGTGAGCGGCACGAAGACAGCTACAGGGTATGAAATAACCACCGAAAATGGGGACGTTTTTCAGGCTAAAAAGCTCATTTTTGCGACTGGTGTGGAAGATATTATGCCTAGTATACAAGGATTTTCAGCCTGTTGGGGAATTTCGGTTATCCATTGCCCATATTGTCACGGTTATGAATTTCGAAAAGGAAAAACTGCTATTATGGCCAATGGAGAGCGTGCACTTCATGTAGCGGGATTGGTCAATAATCTCTCGAACGACTTAACGCTATTGACTTCGGGTAAGGCTAGTTTTGATGTTAAGCAGAAAGCAAAACTGAAGTTACACGGTATTTCGATTATTGAAGAAGAAATAGGTAAAATCCAGCACAAGAATGGATGGGTTCAGCAGGTACAATTAAAAGACGGTCGTGAACTTGCCTTTGATGCTGTTTATGCGGCCATTCCTTTCAGGCAACATTCGGCTATTCCTGCCGCACTAGGTTGTGAAATAACGGAACAGGGACATATCAAAATAGATAATTTTCAAAAAACTTCACTTGCAGGAGTTTTTGCCTGTGGAGATAATTCTAGTATGATGCGTTCGGTGGCGAATGCTGTTGCGACAGGAAACCTAGCTGGAGCAATGGTTAATAAAGAACTTGTCGACGAGGTTTTTTAG
- a CDS encoding DUF418 domain-containing protein, whose product MAEKIRFLGFDILRAYAIFGMYIVNFNLVLGDPQHTSWLGQFLTLFSGNSSTIFVVLSGMGLTLRTEKSIYASPQEQVKLKTIVQKKAGFLFVLGLLLSIWWPADILHFYGFYMFIASFLLFVDKQYYIYGAVFFAIIFHLLLILIPYETGWNFDTLTYIDNWSLKGFIRNSLYNGWNSIFPWMSYFMIGMYLGKLDWTNVIVQKKLFLIGLVLYLAVQIAQCIPQNLIGITAYSFLNADYLPPVLPFLISTIGFSLLLISTFMYISRFITPNTFVNCLAKTGQMTLTHYISHLTLGILLFSFLASKGVFHQVIDQQATLSPGMILFLSSTYFIGSYYFSKIWTKKFKNGPFEFLLRQASN is encoded by the coding sequence ATGGCAGAAAAAATCAGATTTTTAGGATTTGATATCCTGAGAGCTTACGCAATCTTTGGGATGTATATCGTCAATTTTAATCTCGTTCTTGGAGATCCACAACATACCAGTTGGCTAGGTCAGTTTCTCACGCTCTTTAGCGGTAATTCGAGTACAATATTTGTTGTCCTATCAGGCATGGGACTTACTTTGCGAACAGAAAAATCTATTTACGCTTCTCCGCAAGAACAAGTTAAACTAAAGACTATTGTGCAGAAAAAAGCAGGTTTTCTATTTGTTCTCGGATTATTATTATCTATTTGGTGGCCTGCAGATATCCTTCACTTTTATGGATTTTACATGTTTATCGCCTCCTTCTTGCTATTCGTTGATAAACAATACTACATATATGGAGCAGTTTTCTTCGCGATCATTTTTCATCTTTTGCTCATTTTAATTCCTTATGAAACTGGATGGAATTTTGATACACTAACTTATATCGACAATTGGAGCCTAAAGGGTTTTATCAGAAACTCTTTATATAATGGCTGGAATTCTATTTTTCCATGGATGTCTTATTTCATGATCGGTATGTACCTGGGTAAACTGGACTGGACCAACGTCATCGTTCAAAAAAAACTGTTTCTCATAGGATTGGTATTATACCTGGCAGTACAAATTGCACAATGTATTCCTCAAAACCTCATTGGCATAACAGCTTACTCCTTTCTAAATGCGGATTATCTTCCTCCGGTACTTCCATTTTTAATCAGTACAATAGGTTTTAGCCTGCTACTTATTAGCACCTTCATGTACATTAGCCGCTTTATTACTCCCAATACATTTGTCAACTGTCTCGCGAAAACTGGCCAGATGACATTAACGCATTATATATCCCATTTAACATTGGGCATCTTATTATTTTCTTTTTTGGCCAGCAAGGGGGTGTTTCATCAAGTAATCGACCAACAAGCAACCTTATCACCAGGGATGATTCTCTTCCTATCATCGACCTATTTTATCGGCAGCTATTATTTTAGCAAAATTTGGACAAAAAAATTTAAGAACGGTCCATTTGAATTTCTTTTAAGACAAGCATCGAACTAG
- a CDS encoding Crp/Fnr family transcriptional regulator, with the protein MNEHLKKINTLIDGFDAETDSALQAISKTKKYKKGEFLLYQGEVCKTSFWIEEGITRKYYMNEKKEVTTELLFKHDLAVAFSSYVSNQPSREFIQAITDVTVSCMDKNAFQYLKINHPQLIQLDLLMTEYYTMWLEKRLFEFHTLSAMEKYKLLLKEQPDFIRHIPLTYIASYLGISLETLSRVRTKI; encoded by the coding sequence ATGAATGAGCATCTAAAAAAAATCAATACTTTAATTGACGGTTTTGATGCGGAAACAGACTCAGCATTACAGGCCATTTCCAAAACCAAAAAATACAAAAAGGGCGAATTTCTTTTATATCAAGGTGAGGTCTGTAAGACTAGTTTTTGGATAGAGGAAGGTATTACGAGGAAATACTATATGAATGAGAAAAAAGAAGTAACGACTGAGCTACTTTTTAAACATGATCTCGCAGTCGCCTTTAGCAGTTATGTTTCGAATCAGCCTAGCAGGGAGTTTATTCAGGCAATTACAGACGTTACTGTCTCGTGTATGGATAAAAACGCCTTTCAGTATCTCAAAATAAATCATCCTCAACTCATTCAACTCGATCTTTTAATGACAGAATACTATACAATGTGGTTAGAAAAGCGTCTTTTTGAATTTCACACCCTCAGCGCCATGGAAAAGTATAAGCTACTCCTTAAGGAGCAACCAGATTTCATACGCCATATACCGCTTACCTATATTGCTTCTTATCTGGGAATTTCCCTGGAAACATTAAGCAGGGTCCGCACAAAAATCTAA
- a CDS encoding helix-turn-helix domain-containing protein, giving the protein MKYIGGKWKAVILIHLIEKKRYNELRKECALITERTLSLQLKELEADGLVKRTVHTDKAPLKVDYELTEFGKTLVPLLESIAEWGRETAGRTERIQQM; this is encoded by the coding sequence ATGAAATACATAGGCGGCAAGTGGAAGGCAGTGATTTTGATTCATTTAATTGAAAAAAAACGCTATAATGAACTGAGAAAAGAATGCGCCTTAATTACAGAGCGTACATTAAGCTTACAATTAAAGGAACTTGAGGCTGATGGTTTAGTAAAGCGTACAGTACATACCGACAAAGCTCCTTTGAAAGTAGATTACGAACTGACAGAATTCGGGAAAACACTTGTTCCACTACTTGAGTCGATCGCAGAATGGGGAAGAGAAACAGCCGGTCGGACCGAACGGATTCAACAAATGTAA
- a CDS encoding nitroreductase family protein codes for MAFLEIAKQRYTTKKYNSEALIPEEKIAELKEIIRLSPSSINSQPWKFFFVSSADMKQKLAAASYWNAQKINEASHLVVFSALTDVDRFEEQIANTLPEGSINYYKQFLQSKGEVHVQSWMKQQVYLSLGFFLAACAANHIDATPMEGIENSVYDEILELDGYQTLFAVAIGYRHVEDANQPAITAKSRLTIADIIEEL; via the coding sequence ATGGCTTTTTTAGAAATTGCAAAGCAACGTTACACAACGAAAAAGTATAATTCAGAAGCGCTAATTCCGGAGGAGAAAATCGCTGAATTAAAGGAAATAATCCGATTGAGTCCATCTTCCATCAATAGCCAGCCATGGAAGTTTTTCTTTGTTTCTTCTGCGGACATGAAACAAAAACTCGCTGCCGCATCCTATTGGAACGCACAGAAGATAAATGAGGCAAGTCATCTGGTTGTGTTTAGTGCACTTACCGATGTAGATCGCTTTGAAGAGCAAATCGCAAACACGCTTCCAGAGGGATCGATTAATTACTATAAGCAATTTTTGCAGTCGAAAGGGGAGGTCCATGTTCAATCCTGGATGAAGCAACAAGTGTATCTTTCTTTGGGATTTTTCCTTGCAGCCTGTGCTGCAAATCATATTGACGCAACCCCAATGGAAGGAATTGAAAATTCCGTCTACGATGAAATACTGGAACTCGATGGCTATCAGACGCTGTTTGCAGTTGCTATTGGCTATCGACATGTGGAGGATGCAAATCAGCCTGCCATTACCGCAAAATCACGCTTGACAATTGCAGATATAATTGAAGAACTCTAG
- a CDS encoding MBL fold metallo-hydrolase: MKKLALSIFTFLVTMTCHAQHFDLVPLGIYGGEQEDNLSAYLVGTPKDTAFLCLDAGTINTGIRKAIALKSLNGSVETILHNQIKGYFISHGHLDHLSGLIINSPADSKKNIFAIDPVLQILQNHYFITDTWINFGDQGQKPILGKYHYNSLQEGLETQVPNTTLSLTAYELSHVNPYKSSAALVHYDNHYLLYLGDTGADRVEKSDQLDKLWNTIAPLIKNKQLNSILIEVSFPNNQPENLLFGHLTPSLLLEELLKLKEKTGLKNLEGLSIVVTHRKPTGNNPEIIKNELLKNNPLKVNYIFPEQGKKISLN, encoded by the coding sequence ATGAAAAAACTAGCGCTTTCCATTTTTACATTTCTTGTGACCATGACCTGTCATGCACAGCATTTTGACCTTGTCCCGCTGGGAATATATGGTGGCGAACAAGAAGACAATCTTTCTGCTTATTTAGTAGGAACTCCAAAAGACACGGCCTTCCTTTGCCTCGATGCCGGAACCATAAATACAGGCATCAGAAAAGCCATTGCATTGAAAAGTCTAAATGGTTCGGTCGAAACAATTTTACATAACCAAATAAAGGGATATTTCATTTCCCATGGACATCTCGATCATTTATCGGGTCTTATTATTAATTCTCCTGCCGATAGCAAAAAGAACATTTTTGCTATTGATCCGGTCCTTCAAATTCTACAAAATCACTATTTTATCACGGATACCTGGATCAATTTTGGCGACCAGGGCCAAAAACCCATACTAGGAAAGTATCATTACAACAGTTTACAAGAGGGGCTGGAAACGCAAGTACCAAATACGACATTATCTTTGACGGCATACGAGCTGAGCCATGTAAATCCATATAAAAGTAGTGCTGCCCTCGTCCACTACGACAACCACTATCTCCTTTACCTTGGTGATACCGGTGCCGATCGGGTGGAAAAATCCGATCAGCTAGATAAGCTCTGGAATACCATTGCCCCACTGATCAAAAACAAACAATTAAACAGTATATTGATTGAAGTCTCCTTTCCAAATAATCAACCGGAAAATTTACTCTTTGGTCACCTAACCCCCAGTTTGTTGTTAGAAGAACTGCTAAAGCTCAAAGAAAAAACGGGACTGAAAAACTTGGAAGGGCTAAGCATAGTGGTCACACACCGAAAACCAACTGGTAACAACCCTGAAATCATTAAAAACGAATTGCTCAAGAATAATCCACTTAAAGTAAATTATATTTTCCCCGAACAGGGCAAAAAGATAAGTTTAAACTAA
- a CDS encoding TonB-dependent receptor, with the protein MQYGNPSFAGRSNLANNFTIDGALFNNAFGLQGTIGSQTNSQPINMDAFEEISVNIAPYDVRQNGFTGAAINAVTRSGTNEVQGSLNYYFRNQNLVNKYNSAGLRAPVNNFSLKGYGFTVGGPIIKNKLFFFASGELERRTDPGTNFIASRGGNTGPNVSTVSAEKLDDLANYLKSIGYNPGSYQDYPLDTRSDKFSVKLDYNIDQKNTLSAKYFYFRSYRDILPSNSGAPKNNRQPSNLGLPFSSAGYGINNNMDNVNLELRTRISSKYSNSLTVGYNVMNDFRESKGGQPFPLVDIMNPDGSSMTAFGYEPFTAFNSLKTKVFQATNNFNIYAGKHEITLGANFENYKTTNGFAPNYYGAYTFASLDDFYNSAKNNVSNATKYQIQYSVLPDGSFPYAEISARMFGLYAQDAYAVNEHFKLTAGLRADLTNISSPNDLKNDNVTKLNFDQGEKIDVSKYPKSAILWSPRIGFNWNVNGTNQTQVRGGSGIFTGRPPLVWISNQAGNNGVMFGSESINNPTNRPFTPDVDAYRNVNHQTAANNSSYNLAVTDNNFKFMQLWRTNLAVDQKLPGGVIGTFEAMYSKDINSVYFRNVNLNTTDGKALAGADNRMRYTTPRIYGAAQPTPENPNISDAIVMSNTSKGYSYTLTGTLSKEFKGGFFANIGYTYTDSRSVNDGGSIAQSMWRDRYVSGNPNSADLSYSTYLVKNRFIANFSYRKEYLDHLGTTFSLFYQLQDGPRYSYTYGGDLNNDGLSGNDLIYIPNSKAEIALVGDNAQDTRTADQLWSQLNGYINQDNYLNAHRGQYAKRNALVGKMIGTLDIRIAQDVFLNTSGKKHQLQITFDVFNFGNMINKSWGVAQFANKANGILNYKGSNAQGQPTFSFPYLDATNQIPLTNTFSNSVDETSRWRIQLGVRYRFNQ; encoded by the coding sequence ATGCAATACGGTAATCCTTCGTTTGCAGGGAGAAGCAACCTTGCAAATAACTTTACGATCGACGGAGCGCTATTCAATAATGCTTTTGGATTACAGGGAACTATCGGAAGTCAAACAAACTCGCAACCCATCAATATGGACGCCTTTGAGGAGATTTCAGTAAACATCGCTCCTTATGACGTCAGACAAAATGGTTTTACCGGCGCTGCAATTAATGCTGTAACAAGAAGTGGTACAAACGAAGTACAAGGTTCATTAAATTATTATTTCAGAAATCAAAATTTAGTCAACAAATACAATTCGGCCGGGTTAAGAGCACCTGTCAACAACTTCAGCTTGAAAGGCTATGGTTTTACCGTAGGGGGGCCAATTATCAAAAACAAGCTATTCTTTTTTGCAAGCGGTGAGCTTGAGCGAAGAACAGACCCAGGAACAAATTTTATAGCTTCACGTGGAGGAAATACGGGGCCGAATGTTTCAACCGTATCTGCGGAGAAACTTGATGATCTAGCCAACTACCTAAAATCGATCGGCTATAATCCTGGATCTTATCAAGATTATCCTTTAGATACACGCAGTGACAAATTTTCCGTTAAATTAGATTACAATATCGATCAAAAAAATACTTTAAGCGCCAAATATTTCTACTTTCGTTCCTATCGCGACATCCTACCATCCAATAGTGGTGCGCCAAAAAATAATCGGCAACCGTCCAACCTTGGCCTACCTTTCAGCTCAGCAGGCTACGGTATAAACAACAACATGGACAATGTGAATTTAGAATTACGCACACGTATCAGTAGCAAATATTCAAATTCATTGACCGTAGGTTACAATGTCATGAACGATTTTAGGGAATCCAAAGGTGGTCAGCCATTTCCTTTGGTAGACATCATGAACCCCGACGGTAGTAGCATGACAGCATTTGGTTACGAACCATTTACAGCATTTAATAGTTTAAAGACGAAGGTATTTCAAGCTACAAACAACTTTAATATTTATGCCGGAAAACATGAGATTACATTGGGAGCCAATTTTGAAAACTACAAAACCACCAATGGATTTGCCCCGAACTATTATGGAGCCTATACATTTGCCAGTTTAGATGATTTCTACAACTCTGCAAAAAATAATGTTTCTAACGCAACCAAATACCAAATCCAGTATTCTGTTTTACCTGATGGATCATTTCCTTATGCAGAGATTTCAGCACGTATGTTTGGCCTATATGCACAGGATGCCTATGCTGTAAATGAGCATTTTAAATTGACTGCTGGATTGAGAGCCGATTTGACGAACATATCATCTCCCAATGATCTGAAAAATGATAATGTAACCAAGTTAAATTTTGATCAAGGTGAAAAGATCGATGTATCAAAATATCCAAAGAGTGCAATTCTTTGGTCGCCGCGAATTGGATTTAATTGGAATGTCAATGGAACAAATCAAACGCAGGTACGTGGTGGATCGGGAATTTTTACAGGTCGTCCGCCATTAGTATGGATTTCTAATCAGGCCGGCAATAATGGTGTCATGTTTGGTTCTGAATCCATCAATAATCCAACAAATAGACCGTTTACACCTGATGTGGATGCTTATCGCAACGTGAACCACCAAACTGCAGCCAACAACTCCAGTTATAACTTGGCGGTAACGGATAATAACTTCAAATTTATGCAGCTTTGGAGAACGAACCTTGCCGTTGACCAAAAATTACCGGGCGGTGTTATTGGTACTTTTGAAGCCATGTATTCGAAAGATATCAATTCGGTTTATTTCCGTAACGTCAATCTAAATACGACGGACGGAAAAGCTTTAGCTGGTGCCGATAACCGTATGCGCTATACAACACCACGTATCTATGGCGCCGCACAACCGACTCCTGAAAATCCTAACATTTCCGACGCTATTGTGATGTCCAATACATCAAAAGGCTATAGCTACACCCTTACAGGAACATTATCGAAAGAATTCAAAGGTGGTTTCTTTGCAAATATCGGTTATACCTATACAGATTCAAGATCTGTGAACGATGGAGGATCTATTGCGCAGTCAATGTGGCGTGATCGTTATGTTTCGGGCAATCCAAATAGTGCCGATCTTTCTTATTCAACTTATCTGGTTAAAAATAGATTTATTGCCAACTTCTCTTACCGTAAAGAATACCTGGATCATTTAGGAACGACATTCTCCTTATTTTATCAACTACAGGATGGGCCTCGTTATTCCTATACCTATGGCGGTGACCTGAATAATGATGGTTTGTCGGGCAATGACTTGATCTATATCCCGAATAGTAAAGCTGAAATTGCTCTTGTTGGCGACAATGCGCAAGACACTCGGACAGCTGATCAACTATGGTCTCAATTGAACGGCTACATTAATCAGGACAATTACCTGAATGCACACAGAGGCCAATACGCGAAACGTAACGCATTGGTAGGAAAAATGATCGGAACACTGGATATTCGTATCGCGCAAGATGTGTTTTTAAATACCAGCGGAAAGAAACATCAATTGCAGATTACTTTTGATGTATTTAATTTCGGTAATATGATCAACAAAAGCTGGGGAGTTGCCCAATTTGCCAACAAAGCAAACGGTATCTTAAATTACAAAGGATCGAATGCTCAGGGACAACCAACATTCTCATTCCCGTATTTAGATGCAACAAATCAGATTCCTTTAACCAACACGTTCTCGAACAGTGTGGATGAAACTTCACGCTGGAGAATTCAGCTGGGTGTACGTTACCGATTCAACCAATAA
- a CDS encoding carboxypeptidase-like regulatory domain-containing protein codes for MRKHLITSILLSTIGTSLTYAQNETTSALNGTVREGNSPINGATIEAIHLPSGTKYVTSSRSDGRYNLPNMRIGGPYQITVTYLGHSPNIKQIEKLALGQSSTLDIQMQSASQVLDEAVVVGTRQG; via the coding sequence ATGAGAAAACATTTGATTACCAGCATTTTGCTAAGCACAATTGGTACATCACTTACCTATGCGCAAAATGAAACCACCTCTGCTCTGAATGGAACCGTCAGAGAGGGAAATTCGCCAATCAATGGGGCGACAATTGAAGCCATACATTTACCTTCTGGGACAAAGTACGTTACTTCATCGCGAAGTGACGGTCGCTACAATCTCCCCAATATGAGAATTGGTGGCCCTTATCAAATCACCGTAACTTATCTGGGTCATTCACCCAATATCAAACAGATCGAGAAACTAGCTTTGGGACAAAGCTCAACATTAGATATTCAGATGCAGTCCGCATCGCAAGTGCTGGATGAAGCTGTCGTTGTAGGAACGAGACAGGGATAA
- a CDS encoding DUF1801 domain-containing protein, protein MQEIQHFYLNQKEPNKSCLLALRHIILQQDTDVSETIKYGMPCFCYRKKAFCYLWTDKRTTFPYLLMVEGKHLDQVQLEAGQRLRMKTLPIDPQEDLPIDTIESILTAALNLYRNGTIKIKK, encoded by the coding sequence ATGCAGGAGATCCAACATTTCTATCTGAACCAGAAAGAACCAAATAAAAGCTGTCTTTTAGCATTAAGACATATTATCCTTCAACAGGATACGGATGTGAGTGAGACCATAAAGTACGGTATGCCTTGCTTTTGCTATAGAAAAAAAGCATTCTGTTACCTTTGGACCGACAAACGGACTACATTTCCGTACCTACTGATGGTTGAAGGTAAACATTTGGACCAGGTACAACTGGAAGCAGGTCAGCGTCTTCGGATGAAAACATTGCCTATTGATCCACAGGAAGATCTTCCGATAGACACAATCGAAAGTATTCTGACGGCCGCCTTAAACCTCTATCGCAATGGCACAATTAAAATTAAAAAATAG
- a CDS encoding DUF4269 domain-containing protein, whose translation MTINFRNIEYLKSGNKVQKKAYRLLRDYQIINRLEGYSPIVVGTIPIQVDIDGSDIDIILCVDDFDALEEKLSLNFSQHAHFRLQRATGHVIVCSFSIEEQLFEIYATDKATEIQNGYLHMLKEHEIIQLRGEEFAEQVRQLKRSGVKTEPAFCQLLGIEGDAYTELLKYNPADNSINYE comes from the coding sequence ATGACCATAAATTTTAGAAATATAGAGTATTTGAAGAGTGGAAATAAAGTGCAAAAAAAAGCCTATCGGTTACTGAGGGATTATCAGATTATTAACCGTCTTGAGGGCTACAGTCCGATTGTAGTTGGTACGATACCGATTCAGGTAGATATTGATGGGAGCGATATAGACATTATTCTGTGTGTAGATGATTTTGATGCTCTTGAAGAAAAGCTGTCTCTTAATTTTTCGCAGCATGCACATTTTCGGTTACAGCGGGCTACCGGTCATGTAATCGTGTGCAGCTTCTCGATTGAGGAACAGCTTTTTGAAATTTATGCGACGGATAAAGCAACTGAAATTCAGAATGGATATTTACATATGCTTAAAGAGCATGAAATCATTCAATTGAGGGGGGAAGAATTCGCTGAGCAGGTCAGACAGCTCAAAAGGAGCGGGGTAAAAACTGAGCCGGCATTTTGTCAGCTATTGGGAATTGAAGGCGATGCATATACAGAACTTCTAAAGTATAATCCAGCAGATAATTCGATAAACTATGAATGA
- a CDS encoding Crp/Fnr family transcriptional regulator, translating into MNPLIEQFKKYGYLNEALEKAVENRTRYFFKKKGEHFLREGQHLSSYFVLRKGLIRAYFLKNGREMNSWFGEENQIFGSILPVYTEKPSFENIQFLEDSEIYAISVDDLNELYRIYPELNLIGRKIAEEVCIILEERIMSLHTESAVERYQSLIRLQPNLLNRINLGHIASYLGITQETLSRIRR; encoded by the coding sequence ATGAATCCCCTAATTGAACAATTTAAAAAATATGGCTATCTCAATGAAGCGCTTGAGAAAGCGGTAGAAAATAGAACTCGTTATTTTTTTAAGAAAAAGGGTGAGCATTTTTTGAGGGAAGGGCAGCATTTATCAAGCTATTTTGTTTTGCGTAAAGGACTGATTCGTGCTTATTTCTTAAAAAATGGACGTGAAATGAACAGTTGGTTTGGTGAAGAAAACCAGATTTTTGGATCGATTTTGCCCGTTTATACTGAAAAGCCCTCTTTTGAAAATATTCAGTTTTTGGAAGACTCCGAGATCTATGCAATTTCTGTGGACGATTTGAATGAATTGTATAGGATTTATCCTGAACTAAATCTTATAGGCCGAAAGATTGCTGAGGAGGTTTGTATTATTCTTGAAGAACGGATTATGTCCCTGCATACCGAATCTGCAGTAGAACGATATCAATCTCTCATCCGCCTACAGCCAAATTTGTTAAATAGAATTAATCTTGGCCATATTGCATCATATTTAGGAATTACACAGGAAACGCTTAGCCGGATACGGCGATAA